The DNA region AGCGGTATGGAATATATCGGAGACACGGCATCTGGCCGACTGCTATTGCGCACCAAGGGCGATGATGTGATTGTTCAGACTTACAAGGATCAGGGCGGCGATGTGGATTCGATGGCGACGCAGGTTGTAATTCCGTTAAAAAATATCGAGGCAGAAGATTTGAACGTGCTCCAGAATAATTTCGTTAAAATAAGTAAATTGGTGCAGTAGGTAAGTCTTTAGTCCTTAGTCGTCAGTCATAAGTCTTGAGTCCTTAGTCTTGAGTCATTTGGACTTCAGACCAAGAACTCCAAACTTCCGACTCCAAACTTACAATCCGTTTGCCCTTGCGGTTATTTCGGCAATATCCAACACTTTAACCTCTTGTTCCTTATCCTTAAGTTTTATGCCATCGCTAAGCATCGTCATGCAAAACGGACAACCGGCGGCAATAAATTGTGGTTCGGTTTGTAACGCTTCTTCCACACGTTCTACATTGATGTCTTTTCGTCCTTTTTCGGGTTCTTTAAACATCTGGGCGCCGCCTGCGCCGCAGCATAAACCATTGCTTTTGCAGCGTTTCATTTCGACAAGCTGGGCATCTAAAACTTCGAGGGCTTTACGCGGGGCTTCGTAAATTCCATTTCCACGGCCTAAATAGCAGGGGTCGTGATAAGTAATTTTTTTGCCTTTGAAGCTTTCGCCGCCCTCAGCCTTTAGTTTGCCTTCGTTTATTAAATCCTGAATGAGCTGGGTATGGTGGATAACTTCGTAAGTGCCTCCCAAACCGGGATATTCGTTTTTAATGGTGTTAAAGCAATGTGGGCAACCGGTTACAATTTTTTTAATGTTGTAGGCGTTTAAAACCTCGATATTGGTCATCGCCTGCATTTGAAACAGAAATTCGTTTCCTGCACGTTTCGCAGGATCGCCTGTGCA from Pedobacter endophyticus includes:
- a CDS encoding (Fe-S)-binding protein; amino-acid sequence: MEFKVPTMAELMAAGEEPEILFWVGCAGSYDERAQKITRDICKILHHVGIKYAVLGTEESCTGDPAKRAGNEFLFQMQAMTNIEVLNAYNIKKIVTGCPHCFNTIKNEYPGLGGTYEVIHHTQLIQDLINEGKLKAEGGESFKGKKITYHDPCYLGRGNGIYEAPRKALEVLDAQLVEMKRCKSNGLCCGAGGAQMFKEPEKGRKDINVERVEEALQTEPQFIAAGCPFCMTMLSDGIKLKDKEQEVKVLDIAEITARANGL